CGGCAAGGTCTGTCTCTCCGGTCACGTCGTGCCACCCCCTCGCCTGATCCTCACGCCCGCCCGGACGGCTGACCGGTCGCGTCATCCACAAGTTATCCACAGCCTGTGTGTACGGACCGATTGTGGCCGCCCACCGGACGTGGGTCGGACCTGCCCCTGATTCGCGGAGGCGCTGAAGCGGGTTCACCGTGCCGAACGATTCAACAGCTTGTCCGGTCTTGCCGGTCGGCGACAAACCTGGACCACCGACACCGACCGCAATCGCGCACGCTAACAGCGGGGACCCCGCGCCATCAACCGCCGACACCCTCCGGGTGTCCGACACAGCAGCGGAAACACCCCTCCGGTCACCGCTGCGGCGCAGGTCGGGGGCGGGAGTGCGAGGTTTGACGGTCATTGTGCCCCTGCGTAGGGCTGGAGCGGATGCTCTCTCGCCCTCTGCTAGGGTGATGGATGCTCGCTGCCTCGTGACCACCTCCCCGCACCGCCGGGGCCGGGTCACACGGGCGGCGTCGATCAGCGGTCACCGCCGAGGTGATCTGGACCAGCACAGGACCCCGGGCGATCCGCCGCGCGGGGCGTACGACAACGGAGAGCCTGACGTGAGCAAGCGCACCTACCAGCCGAACAACCGCCGGCGCGCGAAGACCCACGGCTTCCGGCTGCGCATGCGCACCCGTGCCGGCCGCGCCATCCTTTCGACCCGTCGCGCCAAGGGCCGCACCCGCCTGGCGGCCTGAGGCCGTCCGGTCCGGGGACGTGAGCTGTCGTGCTGGCCGCCGCACAGCGACTGCGGCGCAGTAGCGACTTCGCCGCAGCGGTTCGTGGTGGCCGACGTGTCGGCCGCGGTGCCGTCGTGGTCCACCTGACGCTTCCCGAGCCGGCCACCGCCGGAACGACCTCGCCGGAGCCGGCGCGGAGCAGCGGCGCGGAAACACCCGCGCCGAGCCGCGCCGGCTTCGTCGTGTCCAAGGCCGTCGGCGGCGCGGTGGTCCGCAACAAGGTCCGCCGCCGGCTCCGACACCTGGTCCGGGACCGGCTGACCGAGCTGCCCGCGGGCACCACCCTGGTCGTACGCGCCCTGCCCCCGGCCGCCGACGCGACGTACGCGCGGCTCGGGACCGACCTGGACGCCGCCCTCGCCGCCGCGCGGGCGGCCCGGGGACGTCGGTCGCGATGAGCGGGGGGACCTCGACTCCGTCGCCGACTACCGGTGCCCGCATGCTGCTGGCGCCCATCATCGCGTACCGTCGGTGGATAAGTCCGGCGTTGCCGGCCCGCTGCCGGTTCTACCCGTCGTGCAGTGCCTACGCCGTGGAGGCGGTGTCCCGGCACGGCGCGTTGCGGGGAGCCTGGCTGACGGTCCGGCGGCTGTCGCGCTGCCACC
The genomic region above belongs to Micromonospora sp. WMMD1128 and contains:
- the rpmH gene encoding 50S ribosomal protein L34; translated protein: MSKRTYQPNNRRRAKTHGFRLRMRTRAGRAILSTRRAKGRTRLAA
- the yidD gene encoding membrane protein insertion efficiency factor YidD, producing MLLAPIIAYRRWISPALPARCRFYPSCSAYAVEAVSRHGALRGAWLTVRRLSRCHPFHPGGHDPVPEPGDRRRADVTGA
- the rnpA gene encoding ribonuclease P protein component — translated: MLAAAQRLRRSSDFAAAVRGGRRVGRGAVVVHLTLPEPATAGTTSPEPARSSGAETPAPSRAGFVVSKAVGGAVVRNKVRRRLRHLVRDRLTELPAGTTLVVRALPPAADATYARLGTDLDAALAAARAARGRRSR